A genomic window from Triticum urartu cultivar G1812 chromosome 7, Tu2.1, whole genome shotgun sequence includes:
- the LOC125521193 gene encoding peroxidase P7-like: protein MAAFATRSAPFLGLAAVLCVLAGAQQLSPSFYSRSCPNLASIVRSEMTSALQRERRMGASILRLFFHDCFVNGCDGSILLDDTSTFTGEKNAGPNANSARGFEVIDAIKTRVEAACRATVSCADILALAARDGVNLLGGPTWSVPLGRKDSRTASQSAANANLPGPGSSLATLITMFGNKNLSPGDMTALSGAHTIGRSQCQFFRNRIYNERNINASFAALRQRTCPRSGGDSNLAPLDVQTADGFDNAYYRNLVGQRGLLHSDQELFNGGSQDALVRQYSNSPSQFSADFVTAMLKMGGLLPSSGTQTEVRLNCRKPN, encoded by the exons ATGGCCGCCTTCGCCACCAGGTCTGCGCCCTTCCTTGGCCTCGCCGCCGTGCTCTGTGTCCTCGCCGGCGCGCAGCAGCTCTCTCCGAGCTTCTACTCGAGGTCTTGCCCCAACCTGGCGTCCATCGTACGGTCGGAGATGACCTCGGCGTTGCAGAGGGAGAGGCGGATGGGCGCCTCCatcctccgcctcttcttccACGATTGCTTCGTCAAT GGGTGTGACGGCTCGATTCTGCTTGACGACACCTCGACGTTCACTGGCGAGAAGAACGCCGGGCCGAACGCCAACTCGGCCCGCGGGTTCGAGGTGATCGACGCCATCAAGACCCGGGTCGAGGCTGCGTGCAGGGCCACCGTCTCCTGCGCTGACATCCTCGCGCTCGCCGCCCGTGATGGAGTCAACCTG CTCGGAGGCCCCACGTGGAGCGTGCCGCTGGGGCGCAAGGACTCGCGCACGGCGAGCCAGAGCGCGGCCAACGCGAACCTCCCGGGCCCCGGCTCCAGCCTCGCCACGCTCATCACCATGTTCGGCAACAAGAACCTGTCGCCGGGGGACATGACGGCGCTCTCCGGCGCGCACACCATCGGGCGGTCGCAGTGCCAGTTCTTCCGTAACCGCATCTACAACGAGCGCAACATCAACGCCAGCTTCGCGGCGCTGCGGCAGCGGACGTGCCCGCGGTCCGGCGGAGACAGCAACCTCGCGCCATTAGACGTGCAGACCGCCGACGGGTTCGACAACGCCTACTACCGGAACCTTGTGGGGCAGCGCGGCCTCCTGCACTCGGACCAGGAGCTCTTCAACGGCGGGTCGCAGGACGCGCTGGTGAGGCAGTACAGCAACAGCCCCAGCCAGTTCTCGGCCGACTTCGTCACGGCCATGCTGAAGATGGGCGGCTTACTGCCGTCCTCCGGGACGCAGACGGAGGTCAGGTTAAACTGCAGGAAGCCCAACTGA